In Solanum pennellii chromosome 7, SPENNV200, the following are encoded in one genomic region:
- the LOC107024087 gene encoding uncharacterized protein LOC107024087 isoform X2 yields MAGNGLPALGRVKLSDLVPLEGLPSDSYKLSVSTLTQSLAQYSAAIIQLSTSDGALLRSSLESARLYFQHKPSYPAADVIHSDDSREWCKTSGYHADPQQWQETYDFRPGLTPSEPTTEIEFPPAGLADIFSLLGRAARDILDAISFYLNLRSSPFTEILDNVPLRNRETSSSVLSVCCHARPSFQGAQHHGLTTQEDGHLGMFSDHEHQVDRSLVTIVKSDRPGLHVRDFHGHWVLVDGDLGPQEAIVYPGLALYQATAGYISPALHRTDIGNQQGSIYGRCSLSFKLMPKSMTNLNCSEMRAAGHGVEAQFQLPVPVDDFMQRSTDQLLNRSNFPTFNFPTVQDGSMKPIMRRRKSNSRSKPLPPSKRLRLEAQRVLKERVQDIADKKGIKLRFCTLKDCESHIQSLDSPCTNIRMEIGWPPGVPFVHPHDLPNKAKIGFLETYEPGWSATHDMELSLIDPGQPSQHTTN; encoded by the exons ATGGCAGGCAATGGCCTGCCAGCTCTGGGTCGTGTGAAGCTCAGTGATTTGGTACCATTGGAAGGTCTTCCTTCTGATTCGTATAAATTATCTGTCTCAACTTTGACACAGTCATTGGCTCAGTATTCAGCTGCCATTATACAGCTATCCACAAGTGATGGAGCTCTTTTAAGGTCTAGTCTAGAGTCTGCCCGACTTTACTTTCAACACAAACCCTCTTATCCTGCAGCGGATGTTATTCATTCTGATGATTCTCGGGAGTGGTGTAAGACCTCTGGTTACCATGCAGATCCTCAACAATGGCAAGAAACTTATGATTTCAGGCCAGGGCTCACTCCTTCGGAACCCACCACTGAAATTGAATTCCCTCCTGCTGGTTTGGCTGACATATTCTCTTTGCTTGGTAGAGCAGCAAGGGATATATTGGACGCCATTAGCTTCTATTTAAATCTGCGTAGCTCTCCATTTACTGAAATACTTGATAATGTTCCACTCAGAAACCGAGAAACATCATCCTCTGTATTATCCGTCTGTTGTCATGCCAGGCCATCTTTTCAGGGTGCTCAGCACCATGGCCTGACAACTCAAGAGGATGGTCATTTAGGGATGTTCTCGGATCATGAGCATCAGGTTGACAGAAGCCTTGTTACAATTGTTAAGTCGGATAGGCCTGGTCTACATGTAAGAGATTTTCATGGTCACTGGGTTCTTGTGGATGGTGATCTTGGCCCCCAAGAAGCAATAGTTTATCCTGGCCTTGCATTATATCAGGCAACTGCGGGCTATATCAGCCCTGCACTTCATCGGACAGACATTGGTAATCAGCAGGGTAGCATATATGGACGCTGTTCTCTCTCTTTTAAACTTATGCCCAAGTCCATGACCAACCTCAATTGTTCAGAGATGCGGGCTGCTGGTCATGGGGTTGAAGCTCAATTCCAGCTTCCCGTACCAGTTGATGACTTCATGCAGAGATCAACTGATCAGTTGCTTAACAGGAGCAATTTCCCTACATTCAACTTTCCAACAGTCCAAGATG GATCTATGAAGCCCATCATGAGGAGAAGGAAGAGTAACTCAAGATCTAAACCTCTTCCACCTTCAAAAAGGTTGAGATTGGAGGCACAAAGAGTTCTCAAAGAGAGAGTTCAAGACATAGCTGATAAAAAGGGCATTAAGCTGAGGTTCTGCACCTTAAAGGATTGTGAAAGTCACATCCAGTCACTTGATAGCCCATGTACGAACATAAGAATGGAAATTGGATGGCCACCGGGAGTTCCATTTGTTCACCCACATGATCTCCCAAATAAGGCTAAGATTGGATTTCTTGAAACATATGAACCTGGTTGGTCTGCAACTCATGATATGGAGTTGAGCCTAATCGATCCCGGACAGCCAAGTCAACACACTACTAACT GA
- the LOC107026480 gene encoding protein NARROW LEAF 1, whose translation MDRARLNKRTRCSGSTPSEESALDLEKYCCSYSNLPSLSPPTLQPYASAGQHCESNAAYFSWPSRLNDAAEERANYFGNLQKGVLPETLGRLPEGQRATTLLDLMTIRASHSKLLRCYSLGTAIGFRIRRGVLTDIPAILVFVSRKVHKQWLSPIQCLPTALEGPGGVWCEVDVVEFSYFGAPEPTPKEQLYTEIVDDLRGSDPYIGSGSQVASQETYGTLGAIVRSLSGNRQVGFLTNRHVAVDLDYPNQKMFHPLPPTLGPGVYLGSVERATSFIRDDLWYGIFAGINPETFVRADGAFIPFTDDFDMTSVTTSVKGIGEIGDVKIIDLQSPISSLIGKQVTKVGRSSGLTTGTVLAYALEYNDEKGICFLTDFLVNGENQQTFDLEGDSGSLIVLKGENGENPRPIGIIWGGTANRGRLKLKVGQSPENWTSGVDLGRLLNFLELDIITKDEALKVAVQEQRAASATMVGSTAGDSSPPDIMLPKDKIEPLGLHIQQIPLEDGIGGPDINSSPVEATFNLEESGINFDSSVEHQFIPSFNGQPPANQDDHRDKSAYENLSALRKGSDEDISFSLQLGGHESKRRRSEPPPSADEPE comes from the exons ATGGATCGAGCAAGGTTAAATAAAAGAACCCGTTGCTCAGGTTCAACACCGTCAGAGGAGTCAGCCTTAGATCTTGAAAAATACTGTTGCAGTTATTCTAATCTTCCTTCACTTAGTCCACCAACACTTCAACCTTATGCATCGGCTGGACAACACTGTGAGAGTAATGCTGCATACTTCTCCTGGCCTAGTCGGCTAAATGATGCTGCTGAAGAGAGAGCAAACTATTTCGGAAATCTTCAGAAAGGGGTTTTGCCAGAAACTCTTGGCCGATTGCCCGAGGGGCAGCGAGCAACAACCTTACTTGACCTCATGACTATAAGGGCATCTCATAGCAAACTCTTGCGTTGCTACAGTCTCGGTACAGCAATTGGTTTTCGTATTCGACGTGGTGTTTTGACTGATATACCAGCAATACTAGTGTTTGTATCCCGGAAAGTTCACAAACAATGGCTTAGTCCAATCCAGTGTCTACCTACTGCTTTAGAG GGCCCTGGAGGTGTGTGGTGTGAAGTGGATGTGGTCGAGTTCTCCTATTTTGGTGCACCAGAGCCAACACCCAAGGAGCAGTTGTACACAGAGATAGTCGATGACCTGCGGGGTAGTGACCCATATATTGGTTCAGGATCTCAG GTAGCAAGCCAGGAGACATATGGAACCTTGGGCGCTATTGTGAGGAGTCTGTCAGGCAATCGACAAGTTGGTTTCCTAACTAACCGGCATGTTGCTGTTGACTTAGATTACCCAAATCAAAAAATGTTTCATCCTTTACCTCCAACACTAGGACCTGGAGTATATCTGGGTTCAGTGGAGAGAGCTACATCTTTTATCAGAGACGACCTTTGGTATGGCATATTTGCTGGCATAAATCCAG AGACATTTGTCAGGGCAGATGGTGCATTCATTCCTTTCACAGATGATTTCGATATGACCTCTGTTACTACTTCTGTTAAGGGCATAGGGGAAATTGGAGATGTCAAAATTATAGATTTGCAATCTCCTATTAGTAGTCTCATTGGAAAGCAAGTGACGAAGGTCGGAAGAAGCTCTGGATTGACTACGGGCACTGTCTTGGCATATGCCCTTGAATATAATGATGAGAAAGGGATTTGCTTCTTGACTGATTTTCTTGTCAATGGAGAAAACCAGCAGACTTTTGACCTTGAAGGAGACAGTGGAAGTTTAATCGTTTTGAAGGGTGAGAATGGGGAAAACCCCCGACCAATTGGTATTATTTGGGGTGGAACTGCAAATAGGGGACGGCTTAAACTAAAGGTGGGACAATCTCCAGAAAATTGGACTAGTGGAGTTGACCTTGGGCGTCTGCTCAATTTCCTTGAACTTGATATCATTACCAAAGATGAAGCTCTAAAAG TTGCAGTGCAAGAACAGAGAGCTGCCTCTGCCACAATGGTGGGCTCTACGGCTGGGGATTCTTCACCTCCTGATATAATGCTTCCAAAGGACAAAATAGAGCCTCTTGGGCTTCACATTCAACAAATTCCCTTGGAAGATGGCATTGGTGGCCCTGATATAAACTCTTCACCTGTGGAAGCTACATTTAACTTGGAAGAAAGTGGGATCAACTTTGATTCAAGTGTTGAACATCAATTCATTCCAAGCTTCAATGGGCAACCTCCGGCTAATCAAGACGACCATCGTGATAAGTCAGCATACGAGAATCTCTCAGCTCTTAGGAAAGGCTCTGATGAAGACATCAGCTTTTCCTTGCAGTTGGGTGGTCATGAATCCAAGAGAAGACGTTCAGAGCCTCCACCAAGCGCAGATGAACCAGAATGA
- the LOC107024087 gene encoding uncharacterized protein LOC107024087 isoform X1, with the protein MAGNGLPALGRVKLSDLVPLEGLPSDSYKLSVSTLTQSLAQYSAAIIQLSTSDGALLRSSLESARLYFQHKPSYPAADVIHSDDSREWCKTSGYHADPQQWQETYDFRPGLTPSEPTTEIEFPPAGLADIFSLLGRAARDILDAISFYLNLRSSPFTEILDNVPLRNRETSSSVLSVCCHARPSFQGAQHHGLTTQEDGHLGMFSDHEHQVDRSLVTIVKSDRPGLHVRDFHGHWVLVDGDLGPQEAIVYPGLALYQATAGYISPALHRTDIGNQQGSIYGRCSLSFKLMPKSMTNLNCSEMRAAGHGVEAQFQLPVPVDDFMQRSTDQLLNRSNFPTFNFPTVQDGSMKPIMRRRKSNSRSKPLPPSKRLRLEAQRVLKERVQDIADKKGIKLRFCTLKDCESHIQSLDSPCTNIRMEIGWPPGVPFVHPHDLPNKAKIGFLETYEPGWSATHDMELSLIDPGQPSQHTTNCNYHSPN; encoded by the exons ATGGCAGGCAATGGCCTGCCAGCTCTGGGTCGTGTGAAGCTCAGTGATTTGGTACCATTGGAAGGTCTTCCTTCTGATTCGTATAAATTATCTGTCTCAACTTTGACACAGTCATTGGCTCAGTATTCAGCTGCCATTATACAGCTATCCACAAGTGATGGAGCTCTTTTAAGGTCTAGTCTAGAGTCTGCCCGACTTTACTTTCAACACAAACCCTCTTATCCTGCAGCGGATGTTATTCATTCTGATGATTCTCGGGAGTGGTGTAAGACCTCTGGTTACCATGCAGATCCTCAACAATGGCAAGAAACTTATGATTTCAGGCCAGGGCTCACTCCTTCGGAACCCACCACTGAAATTGAATTCCCTCCTGCTGGTTTGGCTGACATATTCTCTTTGCTTGGTAGAGCAGCAAGGGATATATTGGACGCCATTAGCTTCTATTTAAATCTGCGTAGCTCTCCATTTACTGAAATACTTGATAATGTTCCACTCAGAAACCGAGAAACATCATCCTCTGTATTATCCGTCTGTTGTCATGCCAGGCCATCTTTTCAGGGTGCTCAGCACCATGGCCTGACAACTCAAGAGGATGGTCATTTAGGGATGTTCTCGGATCATGAGCATCAGGTTGACAGAAGCCTTGTTACAATTGTTAAGTCGGATAGGCCTGGTCTACATGTAAGAGATTTTCATGGTCACTGGGTTCTTGTGGATGGTGATCTTGGCCCCCAAGAAGCAATAGTTTATCCTGGCCTTGCATTATATCAGGCAACTGCGGGCTATATCAGCCCTGCACTTCATCGGACAGACATTGGTAATCAGCAGGGTAGCATATATGGACGCTGTTCTCTCTCTTTTAAACTTATGCCCAAGTCCATGACCAACCTCAATTGTTCAGAGATGCGGGCTGCTGGTCATGGGGTTGAAGCTCAATTCCAGCTTCCCGTACCAGTTGATGACTTCATGCAGAGATCAACTGATCAGTTGCTTAACAGGAGCAATTTCCCTACATTCAACTTTCCAACAGTCCAAGATG GATCTATGAAGCCCATCATGAGGAGAAGGAAGAGTAACTCAAGATCTAAACCTCTTCCACCTTCAAAAAGGTTGAGATTGGAGGCACAAAGAGTTCTCAAAGAGAGAGTTCAAGACATAGCTGATAAAAAGGGCATTAAGCTGAGGTTCTGCACCTTAAAGGATTGTGAAAGTCACATCCAGTCACTTGATAGCCCATGTACGAACATAAGAATGGAAATTGGATGGCCACCGGGAGTTCCATTTGTTCACCCACATGATCTCCCAAATAAGGCTAAGATTGGATTTCTTGAAACATATGAACCTGGTTGGTCTGCAACTCATGATATGGAGTTGAGCCTAATCGATCCCGGACAGCCAAGTCAACACACTACTAACTGTAATTATCATTCCCCTAATTAG
- the LOC107025992 gene encoding porphobilinogen deaminase, chloroplastic, with amino-acid sequence MEKFVTLNASNLSSGSLLPIGFSSPCRKSALSLQRRRVHVTRASVAVEQQAQTKVAVIRVGTRGSPLALAQAYETREKLIASFPDLAEEGAIEIVIIKTTGDKILSQPLADIGGKGLFTKEIDEALINGDIDIAVHSMKDVPTYLPEKTILPCNLPREDVRDAFISLTAGSLAELPSGSTIGTASLRRKSQILHRYPSLNVLENFRGNVQTRLKKLNEGVVQATLLALAGLKRLNMTENVSSILSIEDMLPAVAQGAIGIACRSDDETMANYIAALNHEETRLAIVCERAFLTTLDGSCRTPIAGYACRGEDGDCIFKGLVASPDGTRVIETSRKGPYTSEDMIRMGEDAGQELLSKAGPGFFGN; translated from the exons ATGGAGAAATTCGTCACTCTAAATGCTTCAAATTTGAGCTCCGGTTCCCTTTTACCAATAGGGTTTTCTTCGCCTTGCCGTAAATCTGCACTTTCACTTCAACGCCGGCGGGTCCACGTTACCAGGGCTTCCGTTGCTGTAGAACAGCAAGCTCAAACTAAGGTCGCTGTCATCAGAGTTGGAACACGAGGAAG CCCCCTAGCTCTTGCCCAAGCTTATGAGACTCGAGAAAAGCTAATAGCCTCGTTTCCTGACCTGGCTGAAGAGGGAGCCATTGagatagtaataataaaaaccACAGGTGATAAGATATTAAGTCAGCCTCTTGCAGATATTGGTGGAAAAGGGTTGTTCACAAAAGAAATAGACGAAGCCCTCATCAATGGCGATATTGATATTGCTGTCCACTCAATGAAAGATGTGCCCACATATCTGCCAGAGAAGACTATCTTACCGTGCAACCTTCCACGTGAAGATGTGAGGGATGCATTCATTTCTTTAACTGCAGGTTCCCTGGCTGAACTTCCATCAGGAAGCACAATTGGTACTGCTTCACTGAGGAGAAAGTCCCAGATTCTCCATCGCTATCCCTCACTCAAT GTGTTGGAGAATTTCAGAGGCAATGTCCAGACAAGGTTGAAGAAACTGAATGAGGGAGTAGTTCAAGCTACATTATTGGCACTGGCAGGGCTTAAGCGTCTGAATATGACAGAAAATGTATCATCTATCCTTTCTATAGAGGATATGCTACCAGCTGTTGCTCAGGGTGCCATTGGTATTGCCTGCAGAAGTGATGACGAGACAATG GCCAACTACATTGCTGCTTTAAATCATGAAGAAACCAGATTAGCAATAGTTTGTGAGAGAGCATTTTTGACGACCTTGGATGGGTCTTGTCGCACCCCAATTGCTGGCTATGCCTGTCGAGGTGAAGATGGAGATTGTATTTTTAAAGGATTAGTTGCCTCTCCAGATGGAACGCGAG TTATTGAAACCTCTAGAAAGGGACCTTATACTTCTGAAGACATGATACGGATGGGTGAAGATGCTGGCCAGGAACTACTTTCCAAAGCAGGTCCAGGATTTTTTGGCAACTGA
- the LOC107026555 gene encoding protein Iojap, chloroplastic yields the protein MKVHSCIHPLPSTPSTGILVSAGAAEAKLAANTRKLYSLTLNSSNYVPFPYKNQKFSRSSSTDFSRTAIGSNVSEDTDDMFDDLLRTHGKVVYKRNDQKPASEEIDDDAESLSFAMAVAKVASDVKAGDIKVLFVKPLVYWTRFFIIATAFSRPQIDAIGTRVRDMAEEQYGRVASGDSKPNSWTLLDFGDVVVHLFLPPQREYYNLEEFYGNAASIELPFENQQQLRGPTGY from the exons ATGAAAGTACACTCCTGCATTCATCCTCTTCCCTCTACTCCCTCCACCGGAATTTTGGTCTCTGCCGGTGCTGCGGAAGCTAAGCTTGCTGCTAACACCAGAAAGCTTTATTCTTTAACTTTGAATTCCTCTAATTATGTCCCATTTCCTTATAAAAATCAGAAATTTTCCAGAAGCAGCTCTACGGATTTTTCTAGAACGGCTATCGGTTCG AATGTAAGTGAAGATACAGATGACATGTTTGATGATCTCCTAAGAACGCATGGGAAAGTGGTATACAAAAGAAATGACCAAAAACCTGCAAGTGAGGAGATTGATGATGATGCTGAAAGCCTATCGT TTGCAATGGCTGTGGCTAAAGTTGCAAGTGATGTCAAGGCTGGAGATATAAAGGTCCTCTTTGTCAAGCCTCTAGTATATTGGACTCGGTTTTTCATTATTGCTACTGCATTCTCTCGCCCACAGATTGATGCCATTGG GACCAGAGTAAGAGATATGGCTGAGGAACAATATGGAAGAGTTGCTTCTGGAGATTCAAAACCCAACTCGTGGACGCTACTGGACTTTG GTGATGTCGTTGTTCATCTATTTCTTCCTCCGCAGCGTGAGTACTACAACCTGGAAGAATTCTATGGCAATGCAGCATCCATCGAACTACCATTTGAGAACCAACAACAATTGCGAGGACCTACTGGTTATTGA
- the LOC107026467 gene encoding molybdenum cofactor sulfurase, protein MNIESEKEQFLKEFGSYYGYANSPKNIDEIRATEFKRLNDTVYLDHAGATLYSESQMEAVFKDLNSNLYGNPHSQSTCSLATEDIVGKARQQVLSFFNASPREYSCIFTSGATAALKLVGETFPWSSNSSFMYSMENHNSVLGIREYALSKGAAAFAVDIEDTHVGESESPQSNLKLTQHHIQRRNEGGVLKEGMTGNTYNLFAFPSECNFSGRKFDPNLIKIIKEESERILESSQYSRGCWLVLIDAAKGCATNPPNLSKFKADFVVFSFYKLFGYPTGLGALIVRKDAAKLMKKTYFSGGTVTAAIADVDFFKRREGVEEFFEDGTISFLSITAIQHGFKIINMLTTSSIFWHTTSIAAYVRNKLLALKHENGEFVCTLYGLLSSEMGPTVSFNMKRPDGTWYGYREVEKLATLAGIQLRTGCFCNPGACAKYLGLSHLDLLSNIEAGHVCWDDRDILHGKPTGAVRVSFGYMSTFEDAMKFVNFVETNFVISSSNRCALQPRSISLPIEGIAEAAARHFLTSITVYPIKSCAGFSVDQWPLTSTGLLHDREWILKSTTGEILTQKKVPEMCYISTLIDLNLGKLFVESPRCKEKLQIELKFSSLVTERDEMDIQNHRYEVTSYNNEVDIWFSRAIDRPCTLLRNSGSQSHSCINKKGSSGMCRDVGARLNFVNEAQFLLISEESIADLNSRLKSNGRRRNGGQAVQVGVMRFRPNLVASGGEPYAEDGWSNINIGGKYFMSLGGCNRCQMININPEAGEVQRFTEPLATLAGYRRAKGKIMFGILLRYENNTKTESDTWIRVGEEIVPNGDRH, encoded by the exons ATGAACATCGAATCGGAGAAAGAGCAATTTCTGAAGGAATTTGGAAGCTATTATGGTTATGCAAATTCCCCCAAAAACATTGATGAAATTAGAGCTACTGAATTTAAGCGCTTAAACG ATACGGTATACTTGGATCATGCTGGGGCGACTCTCTATTCCGAGTCTCAAATGGAAGCTGTGTTTAAGGACCTCAATTCTAATCTTTATGGAAATCCTC ATAGCCAGAGCACTTGTAGTTTGGCTACCGAGGACATTGTTGGGAAAGCACGCCAACAG GTCCTTAGTTTCTTCAATGCATCACCAAGAGAATATAGCTGTATATTCACTTCTGGGGCAACAGCTGCACTAAAGCTTGTCGGTGAGACATTCCCATGGAGCAGTAACAGCAGTTTTATGTACTCAATGGAGAATCATAACAGCGTCCTTGGGATTAGGGA ATATGCTCTCAGTAAAGGAGCTGCTGCTTTTGCAGTTGACATTGAAGATACACATGTTGGTGAGTCAGAAAGCCCACAGTCTAACTTAAAACTAACACAGCACCACATTCAGAGAAGAAATGAAGGTGGCGTCCTGAAAGAAGGGATGACAG GTAACACATACAACTTGTTTGCATTCCCATCAGAATGCAATTTTTCAGGTCGAAAATTCGACCCTAACCTGATTAAGATTATCAAAGAAGAGTCTGAAAGAATCTTAGAAAGCTCTCAGTATTCCag AGGTTGCTGGTTAGTTCTGATAGATGCTGCTAAAGGATGTGCTACCAATCCACCAAATTTATCAAAGTTTAAAGCAGACTTTGTTGTGTTCTCGTTCTACAAG TTATTTGGCTATCCAACTGGCCTTGGAGCACTCATTGTTCGAAAGG ATGCTGCTAAGCTGATGAAGAAGACCTACTTTAGTGGAG GCACGGTGACTGCAGCTATTGCTGACGTTGACTTTTTCAAAAGAAGAGAAGGTGTAGAGGAATTTTTTGAGGATGGAACCATTTCATTCTTGAGCATAACAGCAATTCAACATGggttcaaaataattaatatgcTAACAACATCTTCGATTTTCTG GCATACAACATCAATTGCAGCATATGTGAGGAATAAGCTTTTGGCACTGAAGCATGAAAATGGAGAATTTGTTTGCACGCTGTACGGG TTATTATCTAGTGAGATGGGTCCCACAGTTTCATTCAACATGAAAAGACCGGATGGAACATGGTATGGATATCGTGAGGTGGAAAAATTGGCAACCCTGGCAGGAATTCAACTGCGG ACAGGATGTTTTTGCAATCCTGGTGCTTGTGCTAAATATCTTGGTTTGTCACACTTGGATCTTCTTTCAAATATTGAG GCTGGGCATGTGTGCTGGGATGATCGTGACATTTTACATGGAAAACCAACTGGAGCAGTCAGAGTATCTTTTGGTTACATGTCAACATTCGAAGATGCCATG AAATTCGTCAACTTCGTGGAAACTAATTTTGTGATATCATCTTCTAATCGGTGTGCATTGCAGCCAAGGTCCATCTCTCTGCCAATTGAAG GGATTGCAGAAGCTGCTGCACGGCATTTCCTCACATCTATTACTGTCTATCCAATAAAGTCTTGTGCGGGATTTAGTGTGGATCAGTGGCCTCTAACATCTACTG GGTTATTGCATGATCGTGAATGGATTCTCAAGAGCACAACCGGTGAAATTCTTACCCAAAAGAAG GTTCCAGAGATGTGCTATATCTCCACGCTGATTGATCTCAATTTGGGGAAACTGTTTGTAGAGTCACCTCGTTGCAAGGAGAAATTGCAGATTGAACTCAAATTCAGCTCACTTGTCACTGAAAGAGATGAAATGGATATCCAAAATCATAG ATATGAAGTCACAAGTTACAACAATGAGGTTGATATCTGGTTCAGCAGGGCGATTGATCGACCTTGCACTCTACTAAGGAATTCCGGTTCCCAGAGTCACTCCTGCATAAATAAGAAAGGGAGTTCTGGCATGTGCAGGGATGTTGGTGCTAGATTGAATTTTGTTAATGAAGCCCAATTTCTGCTGATATCTGAAGAAAGCATAGCGGACCTCAACTCTAGGCTGAAATCTa aTGGGCGAAGGAGAAATGGTGGACAAGCAGTACAAGTTGGTGTAATGAGATTTCGACCCAATCTTGTAGCATCTGGTGGTGAACCATATGCAGAAGATGGATGGAGCAATATAAATATTGGAGGCAAATATTTTATG TCATTGGGTGGTTGCAATCGTTGCCAGATGATCAATATAAATCCAGAGGCTGGGGAGGTGCAGAGGTTTACTGAACCTTTGGCAACTTTAGCAGGTTACAGGAGAGCAAAG GGGAAAATAATGTTTGGCATACTGCTAAGATATGAGAATAATACGAAAACCGAGTCAGATACATGGATTCGTGTGGGAGAAGAAATAGTTCCAAATGGAGATAGGCATTGA
- the LOC107025446 gene encoding auxin-responsive protein SAUR76, whose protein sequence is MKKLNLLLRKCKTLSRQLGRSSSYSSLRSKSTREDFWNVEDNMEDFETILVGNSRRKYVIKSKYLSHPLLNALIEKSKQKHGEKDHLSVKCEVVLFDHLLWLLENADPINLNSDSFEELADLYVV, encoded by the coding sequence atgaagaagctGAATTTGTTATTGAGGAAGTGTAAGACTTTGTCAAGGCAACTAGGAAGAAGCTCATCTTATAGTAGTTTAAGGTCAAAATCTACAAGAGAAGATTTTTGGAATGTGGAAGATAATATGGAAGATTTTGAGACAATTCTTGTTGGCAACTCAAGAAGGAAATATGtcataaaatcaaaatactTGAGCCATCCACTATTGAATGCTCTAATAGAGAAATCAAAGCAAAAGCATGGGGAAAAAGATCATCTTTCCGTTAAGTGTGAAGTTGTGCTTTTTGATCATCTTCTATGGTTACTTGAAAATGCTGATCCTATCAACCTTAATTCTGATTCATTTGAGGAATTGGCTGATCTATATGTTGTTTAA